A section of the Phacochoerus africanus isolate WHEZ1 chromosome 4, ROS_Pafr_v1, whole genome shotgun sequence genome encodes:
- the LOC125124418 gene encoding olfactory receptor 5B2-like: MENYTEVTEFILLGLTNAPELQVPLFIMFTLIYLVSVVGNLGMMVLILMDSRLHIPMYFFLSHLSLADFCYSTAVTPKVIAGLLTGDKVISYNACAAQMFFFAVFVIAESYLLASMAYDRYAAVCRPLYYTTTMTTSMCARLGVGSYFCSLLSASIHTGNTFRLYFCRSNVVAHFFCDIPAVMALSCSDKQSSELILIVVASFNIFFAFLVILLSYLFIFFTILKMHSIEGYLKALSTCASHLTSVTIFYGTAMFMYLQPSSSHSMDTDKIASVFYTIIIPMLNPLVYSLRNKEVKNAFKKLVDKAKLSLSFTFKVVGSKMS; the protein is encoded by the coding sequence ATGGAGAACTATACAGAAGTGACTGAATTCATCCTTCTGGGATTAACCAATGCCCCAGAACTGCAGGTTCCACTCTTTATCATGTTCACCCTCATTTATCTCGTCAGTGTGGTTGGAAACCTGGGGATGATGGTTTTGATTCTCATGGACTCTCGTCTCCACAttcccatgtactttttccttagTCACCTCTCTCTGGCGGACTTTTGTTATTCCACAGCTGTCACACCCAAGGTGATAGCTGGGCTCCTCACAGGAGACAAGGTCATCTCCTACAATGCATGCGCTGCTCAGATGTTCTTTTTTGCAGTATTTGTCATTGCGGAAAGTTACCTCTTGGCctccatggcctatgaccgctatgcaGCTGTGTGCAGACCCCTCTATTACACCACCACCATGACGACAAGTATGTGTGCTCGTCTGGGTGTAGGTTCCTACTTCTGTAGCCTCTTGAGTGCCTCCATCCACACTGGAAATACATTCAGGCTCTACTTCTGTAGGTCCAATGTGGTTGCCCACTTTTTCTGTGATATTCCAGCAGTCATGGCTCTCTCTTGCTCTGATAAGCAAAGCAGTGAGCTGATTCTTATTGTTGTGGCAAGTTTCAACATCTTTTTTGCCTTCCTGGTTATCTTGCTTTCctatctgttcatattttttaccATATTGAAGATGCACTCAATAGAGGGATACCTGAAGGCTTTATCCACCTGTGCTTCTCACCTCACTTCCGTCACTATCTTCTATGGGACAGCCATGTTTATGTACTTACAGCCCAGCTCTAGCCATTCCATGGACACAGACAAAATTGCATCTGTGTTCTATACCATAATTATCCCCATGCTAAACCCCCTGGTCTACAGTTTGAGGAATAAGGAGGTCAAAAATGCTTTCAAGAAGTTGGTTGATAAGGCAAAATTGTCTCTAAGCTTCACCTTTAAGGTCGTAGGATCCAAAATGAGCTAG
- the LOC125124419 gene encoding olfactory receptor 5B2-like, with protein sequence MENRTEMTRFMLLGLTTAPELQMLLFIVFTLIYFISLVGNLGMITLILLDARLHTPMYFFLSNLSLVDLGYSSSVTPKTMAGLLLGDKVISYNACAAQMFFFVAFATVENYLLASMAYDRYAAVCKPLHYTTTMTTSVCAHLAIGSYVCGFLNASFHIGNIFSLSFRKYNEVHHFFCDVPAVLILSCSAKRISEIVLVFMSSFNVFLALVVILISYLFIFVTILKMHSAQGHQKALSTCASHLTAVSIFYGTVIFMYLQPSSSHSMDTDKIASVFYTMVIPMLNPVVYSLRNKEVKTAFKTVFKKTNFSVGLGF encoded by the coding sequence ATGGAGAACAGGACAGAAATGACACGGTTCATGCTCCTTGGACTCACCACTGCCCCAGAACTGCAGATGCTCCTCTTCATCGTGTTTACTCTCATTTACTTCATCTCTCTGGTTGGAAACCTGGGAATGATCACGCTGATTCTCTTGGACGCTCGTCTGCACACTCCTATGTACTTTTTCCTTAGCAACCTGTCTCTGGTGGATTTGGGTTACTCCTCATCTGTCACTCCCAAAACCATGGCCGGCTTACTTTTAGGTGATAAGGTCATTTCCTACAATGCATGTGCTGctcaaatgttcttttttgtaGCCTTTGCCACTGTGGAAAATTACCTCTTGGCCTCCATGGCCTATGATCGCTACGCAGCAGTATGCAAACCTCTACACTACACCACCACCATGACGACAAGTGTGTGTGCACATCTGGCCATAGGGTCCTATGTGTGTGGCTTCCTGAATGCCTCCTTCCACATTGGGAACATATTCAGTCTTTCTTTCCGTAAGTACAATGAGGtccatcatttcttctgtgatgtTCCAGCTGTTCTCATTCTTTCTTGCTCTGCTAAACGTATTAGTGAGATTGTTCTTGTTTTTATGTCGAGTTTCAATGTCTTTCTTGCTCTTGTGGTTATATTGATTTCCTACCTGTTCATATTTGTAACCATCTTGAAGATGCACTCAGCTCAGGGGCACCAAAAGGCTTTGTCCACCTGTGCTTCCCACCTCACTGCTGTCTCCATCTTCTATGGAACAGTCATCTTCATGTACTTACAGCCCAGCTCCAGCCATTCCATGGACACGGACAAAATAGCATCTGTGTTCTACACTATGGTCATTCCGATGCTGAACCCTGTggtctacagcctgaggaacaaggAGGTCAAAACTGCATTCAAGACGGTGTTTAAGAAGACAAATTTTTCTGTAGGACTGGGATTTTAA